One genomic window of Desulfovibrio gilichinskyi includes the following:
- a CDS encoding 2-oxoacid:acceptor oxidoreductase family protein, giving the protein MSKYIDSIIAGFGGQGVMLIGNLLAYAGMNAGLNVTYIPVYGPEMRGGTANCTVVLSEEEIGSPIIRNPHSLITMNRPSLDKFQSRLMDGGIQIVNSSLIDKELVETGRIRSYLVPANDIADKLGNTRMANMVALGAFIKASGIMDLKSVIDSLPNVISAHYSHLIPKNAEALQAGADAVA; this is encoded by the coding sequence ATGAGCAAGTATATTGACAGCATTATTGCCGGATTCGGCGGACAGGGTGTCATGCTTATCGGCAATCTGTTGGCGTATGCGGGTATGAACGCCGGACTTAATGTCACTTATATCCCTGTATACGGACCTGAAATGCGTGGTGGAACAGCCAACTGCACCGTTGTTCTTTCGGAAGAAGAAATCGGATCTCCAATCATCCGCAACCCGCACAGTCTGATTACGATGAACCGCCCTTCGCTCGATAAATTCCAGTCGAGGCTTATGGACGGTGGAATCCAGATCGTAAACTCATCTCTGATTGATAAAGAACTGGTTGAGACAGGACGCATCAGGTCATACCTCGTTCCTGCCAACGATATTGCAGACAAACTGGGCAATACACGCATGGCGAACATGGTAGCCCTTGGGGCATTCATTAAAGCAAGCGGTATTATGGACCTTAAGTCCGTTATTGACAGCCTTCCTAATGTAATCTCAGCTCATTACAGCCACCTTATTCCAAAAAACGCCGAAGCCCTGCAAGCCGGAGCGGACGCGGTTGCGTAA
- a CDS encoding 4Fe-4S binding protein, producing the protein MSRVEFLEERCKGCLLCTVACPKQIIRQSDRFNQHGYKVAEVPAEDMDKCTGCTSCALMCPDVAIRVYRTPKAKGAE; encoded by the coding sequence ATGTCCCGAGTTGAATTTTTGGAAGAACGGTGTAAGGGGTGCCTTCTTTGCACTGTTGCCTGTCCAAAGCAAATTATAAGGCAATCCGACCGTTTCAATCAGCACGGCTACAAAGTAGCAGAAGTTCCGGCTGAAGACATGGATAAATGTACAGGATGTACCTCCTGCGCACTTATGTGTCCGGACGTGGCCATTCGCGTCTACAGGACCCCGAAAGCCAAAGGAGCAGAATAA
- the rlmB gene encoding 23S rRNA (guanosine(2251)-2'-O)-methyltransferase RlmB: protein MKNNSQEDENSIIVGRKPVQELLLNDPKSIDMLYIQKGRQDKNFERTIERCKKFGIKYKIGEKEELARIFSGNHQGLIAKVAALSFVDFDELLAGLSEAPLPLLVVLDQVQDPGNVGTLARTLYSLGGAGLVVARHGAAFLGPGAVKASAGALTKLPIARVSNISQALDKALDMGINTYGAGLADDSNPVYDVKLTGPAILVLGNEEKGIRLGVEKRCQELIHIPFRREFDSLNVAQAGAILISEFSRNLV, encoded by the coding sequence ATGAAAAATAATTCACAAGAAGATGAGAATTCCATCATTGTAGGCCGGAAACCTGTCCAGGAACTGCTTTTAAACGACCCCAAGAGCATTGACATGCTTTATATTCAAAAAGGCCGTCAGGACAAAAATTTCGAAAGAACGATTGAAAGATGTAAAAAGTTCGGCATCAAATATAAAATTGGAGAAAAAGAAGAACTGGCCCGTATTTTTTCTGGGAATCATCAAGGTCTAATCGCGAAAGTGGCAGCACTGTCATTTGTAGACTTCGATGAACTTTTAGCAGGCCTTTCCGAGGCACCACTCCCTCTTCTCGTGGTACTTGATCAGGTTCAAGACCCCGGCAACGTCGGCACTCTCGCCAGAACATTGTATTCTTTAGGCGGAGCAGGACTCGTTGTGGCTCGCCACGGCGCGGCATTTCTCGGACCAGGAGCTGTTAAGGCAAGTGCCGGAGCGTTGACAAAACTGCCTATTGCCAGAGTTTCAAATATTTCTCAGGCATTAGATAAAGCCCTTGATATGGGCATAAACACCTATGGAGCTGGGCTGGCAGACGATTCAAATCCTGTATATGATGTAAAGCTTACGGGGCCGGCAATATTAGTTCTCGGTAACGAGGAAAAAGGAATCAGACTCGGTGTTGAAAAACGATGTCAGGAGCTGATTCACATCCCTTTCAGGCGAGAATTCGACTCGCTTAACGTTGCACAGGCCGGTGCAATACTTATCAGCGAATTTTCCAGAAATTTAGTTTAA
- a CDS encoding thiamine pyrophosphate-dependent enzyme: MSEQEILAFDKADALVDIPTHYCPGCQHGVAQRLAGELLSEMGLTENTLLITAIGCSVFLYNYLNVDSVEAPHGRAPAVATGVKRARPDKFVLSYQGDGDLASIGMAEIMHCANRGENVSIIFVNNTVYGMTGGQMAPTTMVGQKTTTSPAGRNASKEGMPIRMAEIISQLGGTAFSARVALNNVKNIRKAKKAMKKAFEVQQKELGFGFIELLATCPTNWRMTPIKANERIEEELIPYFPLGVFKDLTVETED; encoded by the coding sequence ATGAGTGAACAAGAAATTCTAGCATTCGACAAAGCCGATGCACTTGTAGATATCCCTACCCACTACTGCCCCGGCTGTCAGCACGGCGTAGCGCAAAGACTGGCAGGAGAACTGCTCAGCGAAATGGGACTGACCGAGAACACTCTTCTCATTACCGCCATCGGCTGTTCTGTATTCCTTTACAACTACCTTAATGTTGATAGCGTTGAAGCTCCTCACGGACGCGCTCCGGCTGTCGCAACAGGTGTTAAAAGGGCACGTCCAGACAAGTTTGTCCTTTCCTATCAAGGAGACGGGGACCTTGCATCAATCGGTATGGCTGAAATTATGCACTGCGCAAACCGTGGTGAGAACGTTTCAATCATCTTTGTAAATAACACCGTTTACGGAATGACAGGTGGACAGATGGCACCTACTACAATGGTGGGTCAAAAGACCACAACATCCCCTGCCGGACGTAATGCCAGTAAAGAAGGTATGCCTATCCGCATGGCTGAAATAATCAGTCAGCTTGGTGGAACAGCTTTTTCTGCCCGCGTCGCTTTGAACAATGTTAAAAATATCCGTAAAGCCAAAAAAGCTATGAAAAAAGCTTTTGAAGTTCAGCAGAAAGAACTTGGGTTCGGATTTATAGAGCTTCTGGCAACCTGCCCGACAAACTGGAGAATGACCCCTATCAAAGCGAACGAAAGAATCGAAGAAGAACTGATTCCTTACTTTCCGCTGGGAGTTTTTAAAGATTTAACAGTGGAAACGGAGGATTAA
- the aroE gene encoding shikimate dehydrogenase, with product MNVFKPEKLFGIIGYPLGHSMSPLLHNWGFAQKDINAVYMAWPTAPEKIADFMNAFKTLPISGASVTIPHKISVMDYIDELTIRAKGVGAVNTLYWEQDKLIGDNTDTAGCSEPLRPHCDHVKNALLLGAGGASRAAIVGLKSLQIKEISITNRTKSKADDLAEEFGISSLDWKKRGDEHYDLIINSTSLGMSGDKQELNPMIMDNVDKKTIAYDLIYNPLETIFLKEAKAKGCKTLSGIEMFLHQGLAQFKIWTGLDLDELRARELLLEHL from the coding sequence ATGAACGTTTTCAAGCCTGAAAAACTTTTCGGAATAATCGGCTACCCTCTCGGCCACTCAATGAGCCCTCTTCTACATAACTGGGGTTTTGCACAAAAAGACATAAATGCTGTATATATGGCATGGCCTACAGCTCCTGAAAAGATAGCCGACTTTATGAATGCGTTCAAAACTCTTCCAATTTCAGGAGCAAGCGTTACCATTCCGCACAAGATTTCCGTAATGGACTACATTGATGAACTGACCATACGCGCAAAGGGAGTGGGAGCTGTTAACACTCTATACTGGGAACAAGATAAACTGATCGGTGACAATACCGATACAGCAGGTTGCTCAGAGCCGCTCAGGCCGCATTGTGATCATGTTAAAAACGCATTACTTCTCGGCGCAGGCGGGGCCTCCCGCGCGGCTATTGTAGGTCTTAAAAGTCTGCAAATAAAAGAAATTTCAATTACAAACAGAACAAAATCCAAAGCTGACGATCTAGCTGAAGAATTCGGGATATCAAGTCTTGATTGGAAGAAACGTGGTGATGAACATTATGATCTAATCATAAATTCAACCTCACTTGGAATGTCTGGTGACAAGCAAGAACTCAACCCGATGATCATGGATAATGTTGATAAGAAAACAATAGCCTACGATCTAATCTACAACCCTCTTGAAACAATTTTTCTTAAAGAAGCGAAAGCAAAAGGTTGTAAAACCCTCAGCGGAATTGAAATGTTTTTACATCAGGGGTTAGCGCAGTTTAAAATATGGACAGGACTCGATTTAGATGAGTTAAGAGCCAGAGAACTTTTACTAGAGCATTTATAA
- a CDS encoding 3-methyl-2-oxobutanoate dehydrogenase subunit VorB yields MSKNGEKLFIKGNEAIARGAIAAGLKCYFGYPITPQNDIPEYMSAALPAVGGEFVQAESEVAAANMLIGAAACGVRSMTSSSSPGISLKQEAISYLAGSQLPTVIVNMNRGGPGLGDIGPSQGDYFQSVKGGGHGDYRVLVLAPGTCQEAYDLVIKAFDLAFKYRNPVMILGDAILGQMKEPVITWTPEEVDKNEGHDWRICGAKGREGRILKSLFLSEGSLAAHHEHLQKKYEDMGEFTQQEEYQIDDAELVVVAYGSIGRIVKSTVKKLRSSGHKVGLFRPITLYPFPSNDLKKLAEQGKKFLTIEHNLGQMVEDVRLSIRTITDSDFFGFLPGNLPTPDDFEEPILKSLGGK; encoded by the coding sequence ATGTCGAAAAACGGTGAAAAACTTTTTATCAAAGGTAATGAGGCCATTGCCCGCGGAGCTATAGCCGCAGGCCTCAAATGTTACTTTGGCTACCCCATTACCCCGCAAAACGACATCCCTGAATATATGTCGGCAGCATTACCGGCTGTGGGCGGAGAATTTGTTCAGGCTGAAAGTGAAGTTGCGGCTGCAAACATGCTCATCGGAGCTGCTGCATGCGGCGTCAGAAGCATGACGTCATCATCAAGCCCGGGCATATCACTGAAGCAGGAAGCCATTTCCTATCTTGCCGGAAGTCAGTTGCCTACCGTGATAGTCAATATGAACCGCGGTGGACCGGGACTTGGCGATATCGGCCCGAGTCAGGGAGACTATTTTCAATCAGTAAAAGGCGGCGGGCACGGTGACTACAGAGTCTTAGTACTCGCTCCCGGGACATGTCAGGAAGCATACGATCTGGTAATTAAAGCCTTTGATCTTGCTTTTAAATATCGCAACCCTGTCATGATTTTAGGTGATGCCATTCTTGGACAGATGAAAGAACCTGTCATTACATGGACTCCTGAAGAAGTTGATAAAAATGAAGGTCATGACTGGCGTATCTGCGGAGCCAAAGGACGCGAAGGACGCATTCTCAAATCTTTATTCCTCAGTGAAGGCTCTTTAGCCGCTCACCATGAACACCTGCAGAAAAAGTACGAAGACATGGGAGAATTCACTCAACAGGAAGAATACCAAATTGATGATGCCGAGCTTGTTGTGGTGGCCTATGGTTCAATCGGCAGAATAGTGAAAAGCACCGTCAAAAAACTCAGAAGCAGCGGCCATAAAGTAGGTTTGTTCAGACCTATTACACTTTACCCGTTCCCTTCAAATGACCTTAAGAAACTTGCTGAACAAGGTAAAAAATTCCTGACAATTGAACACAACCTTGGGCAGATGGTTGAAGACGTCCGCCTATCAATCCGCACCATTACGGATTCAGACTTCTTCGGATTTCTGCCTGGCAACCTCCCCACTCCCGATGACTTCGAGGAGCCAATCCTCAAAAGTCTTGGAGGCAAATAG
- the queA gene encoding tRNA preQ1(34) S-adenosylmethionine ribosyltransferase-isomerase QueA → MKTEKMKTIPKDLNLKSYDFELPEDRIAQCPTEKRHGSKLMVLDKVTGGTELKSFTDVPDILPEGALLVANNSKVIPARIFGKKPSGGRVEFLLLTPVPLIEPTVTPEGNKAIVKGLLRSSKPTKTGSEVIFDCEMNLTVLGKGQFGLSEVELKWKGNLKEIFETYGKIPLPPYIRRAADENDTTRYQTLYACDDKAGSVAAPTAGLHFSKEIEDRLREKNIEKAEVTLYVGYGTFSPVRTTDIREHEMHNEYIEIPETTARAIQKAKDEGRPVIAVGTTSARTLEGAFQQTGKICEFKGETNIFIYPGYEFKVVDRMITNFHLPESSLVIMISALAGRDNVLNAYQKAIENKFRFFSYGDSMYIK, encoded by the coding sequence ATGAAAACTGAAAAAATGAAGACAATCCCAAAAGATTTAAATTTAAAAAGTTACGATTTTGAATTACCGGAAGATCGCATTGCGCAGTGCCCTACCGAAAAAAGACACGGTTCCAAACTGATGGTTTTAGATAAGGTTACAGGTGGGACTGAGCTAAAATCGTTCACTGACGTTCCTGATATTTTACCTGAAGGAGCTTTGCTGGTTGCAAATAATTCAAAAGTTATCCCTGCCAGAATTTTCGGAAAAAAGCCTTCCGGCGGCAGAGTTGAGTTTTTACTTCTAACCCCCGTTCCTTTAATTGAACCTACAGTTACGCCTGAAGGCAATAAAGCTATAGTTAAAGGGTTACTGCGATCATCCAAGCCGACAAAAACAGGTAGCGAAGTAATATTCGACTGCGAAATGAACCTTACTGTTTTAGGTAAAGGACAATTCGGGCTTTCAGAAGTAGAGCTTAAATGGAAAGGTAATTTAAAAGAAATTTTTGAAACTTATGGGAAAATCCCACTCCCCCCATACATCAGACGCGCAGCCGATGAAAATGATACGACCAGATATCAAACACTATACGCCTGTGACGATAAAGCCGGATCGGTAGCAGCTCCGACAGCAGGTCTCCATTTTTCAAAGGAAATTGAAGACAGACTTCGTGAAAAAAATATAGAAAAAGCCGAAGTAACTTTATATGTCGGGTACGGAACCTTCAGTCCCGTGAGGACCACAGACATCCGCGAACATGAAATGCACAACGAGTACATTGAAATTCCGGAAACAACAGCCCGCGCAATCCAAAAAGCTAAAGATGAAGGACGCCCTGTAATTGCAGTCGGCACAACTTCTGCCAGAACTCTTGAAGGAGCTTTTCAGCAAACAGGCAAAATCTGTGAATTTAAGGGAGAAACAAATATTTTTATCTACCCAGGTTATGAATTTAAAGTTGTAGACCGTATGATAACTAATTTTCACTTACCGGAATCTTCACTCGTCATTATGATTTCGGCCCTTGCCGGCAGGGATAATGTCTTGAATGCATACCAGAAAGCTATTGAAAACAAATTCAGATTTTTTTCGTATGGTGATTCGATGTACATCAAGTAA
- a CDS encoding LysM peptidoglycan-binding domain-containing protein — protein MSRPKLFRLIALLALFLIFSGCAHKTVTSESEPEVLFTDNSTAEADYTDAGVETLDPELEAVPAEPQELTPEEQKALLSSSCGINFDLDVHDTKEVQQHFGYFTHKARKTFTNWLKRAEPFLPYVREVLSQNDMPQDLAMLPFAESGYNSMAYSRAGAAGMWQFMPYTGRKYGLRVNWWVDERRDPHKATLAAVEYLKVLHEMFGDWYLALAAYNAGEGKIGRALEKTGAEDFFDLTQKNHQLSRKYRLRAETKNYVPKFIAISKIFKNLEPLGFEKINWENGLEVESIKVPGGTDLLALAKSCDMKWSDFHKLNPHFRRQVSPPDVVTNAYLPLRLMAKASSYLESPRSRPFAGYKRYKVRSGDSWNRIARNNRVPVDVLKSVNNARSNLIRPGQFVMIPGKGGADFFDTREVTKTRRTAQNRANYKVRNGDTLWDIASRYSVSVNTLKRSNGLRTSKLKIGQKIFIPDNSAQSTKISNAKAENVNNQLVQYKVRRGDNLYGIARRFGVKVSSLMEWNRLNSKSIIRPGDSIKVYVQ, from the coding sequence ATGAGTAGACCGAAATTATTCCGTTTGATTGCGCTGCTGGCCCTTTTCCTTATTTTTTCAGGGTGTGCGCATAAAACCGTAACTTCGGAGTCAGAACCTGAAGTTCTTTTTACAGATAATAGTACTGCCGAGGCTGATTATACTGATGCAGGAGTTGAAACTCTTGATCCTGAGCTTGAAGCAGTGCCTGCTGAACCTCAAGAATTGACACCGGAAGAACAGAAAGCGCTGCTTTCCAGTAGTTGCGGAATAAATTTTGACCTTGATGTTCATGATACTAAAGAAGTACAGCAGCATTTTGGTTACTTTACACATAAAGCTCGTAAAACTTTTACAAACTGGCTTAAACGGGCCGAACCGTTTTTGCCTTATGTCCGCGAAGTTCTCTCACAGAATGATATGCCACAGGATCTCGCGATGCTTCCTTTCGCTGAAAGCGGGTATAACTCCATGGCTTATTCAAGAGCCGGAGCTGCAGGGATGTGGCAGTTTATGCCTTATACAGGGCGTAAATACGGCCTTAGGGTAAACTGGTGGGTAGATGAACGTAGAGATCCACATAAAGCAACACTTGCTGCAGTTGAATATTTGAAAGTCCTTCATGAAATGTTCGGTGATTGGTATTTGGCACTTGCTGCATATAATGCCGGGGAAGGTAAAATCGGCAGAGCCCTGGAAAAAACAGGAGCAGAAGACTTTTTCGATCTTACACAAAAGAATCACCAACTTAGCAGAAAGTATAGACTGAGAGCTGAAACAAAAAATTACGTTCCTAAATTTATTGCTATTTCTAAGATTTTTAAAAATCTTGAACCACTTGGATTTGAAAAAATTAATTGGGAAAATGGTTTAGAAGTAGAGTCTATTAAAGTTCCTGGTGGAACAGATTTACTAGCTCTTGCAAAATCCTGTGATATGAAGTGGAGTGATTTTCATAAGTTGAATCCTCATTTCCGCAGACAAGTCAGCCCGCCTGATGTTGTTACAAATGCATATTTACCGCTTAGATTAATGGCGAAGGCTTCAAGCTATCTTGAAAGCCCTCGTTCAAGGCCTTTTGCCGGATATAAACGTTACAAAGTTCGTAGTGGTGATTCATGGAATCGTATCGCCCGTAACAACCGTGTTCCAGTTGATGTTCTTAAAAGTGTGAATAACGCTAGATCCAATTTGATTAGACCCGGCCAGTTTGTAATGATTCCTGGAAAAGGTGGGGCAGACTTTTTTGATACTCGTGAAGTCACAAAAACTCGCCGTACAGCGCAGAACAGGGCAAATTATAAAGTCCGAAACGGGGATACCCTATGGGATATAGCCAGCCGTTACAGTGTTAGTGTAAATACTCTTAAGCGCTCAAACGGGTTGCGTACTTCTAAGCTTAAAATCGGGCAAAAAATATTTATCCCTGACAATTCAGCTCAGAGTACAAAGATCTCCAATGCCAAGGCTGAAAATGTAAATAACCAGTTGGTTCAGTATAAAGTTAGGCGTGGTGATAATCTGTATGGGATAGCTCGCCGCTTTGGTGTTAAGGTGTCTTCACTAATGGAGTGGAACAGACTTAATTCCAAAAGCATTATTAGACCGGGTGACAGCATCAAGGTCTATGTCCAGTAA
- a CDS encoding flagellar basal body-associated FliL family protein codes for MADEVEQESKKKGGLLKWIILILLLAVLGGGGFFAYKKFFAAAPKDAAETTQAEEKAADPNAAPLPGNGFSVTLPTFVVNLADPLGRRYLKLGIDVEVISEEAVAELNKKEPMVKDSLILLLSSKTFQDLSSMENKILLKKEIVDRLNQIMGGAKVLQVYFTDMVIQ; via the coding sequence ATGGCCGATGAAGTAGAACAAGAGTCGAAGAAAAAGGGCGGTTTGCTGAAGTGGATTATTCTTATTCTGCTCCTTGCTGTTCTTGGTGGCGGTGGTTTTTTTGCTTACAAAAAGTTTTTTGCAGCAGCTCCTAAAGATGCAGCTGAAACCACGCAGGCGGAAGAAAAGGCCGCTGATCCTAATGCGGCTCCTCTGCCAGGAAATGGATTCAGTGTTACCTTGCCGACCTTTGTAGTAAACCTTGCGGACCCTCTCGGGCGCAGATATTTGAAGCTGGGTATTGATGTTGAAGTCATAAGCGAAGAGGCCGTTGCTGAGCTTAATAAAAAAGAGCCTATGGTCAAAGACTCGCTCATTTTGCTGCTTTCCAGTAAGACTTTTCAAGATCTGTCCAGCATGGAGAATAAGATTCTCCTTAAAAAAGAAATTGTGGACCGACTCAACCAGATAATGGGCGGAGCTAAAGTTTTACAAGTATATTTTACAGATATGGTTATTCAGTAG
- the fliQ gene encoding flagellar biosynthesis protein FliQ, whose protein sequence is MTPEFVIGFARQSIELSLTLALPMLGVGLVVGIFVSVIQAATQIQEMTLTFVPKIVSMFIALLIAFPWIMDKMIDFTRNIFINLPNYIR, encoded by the coding sequence ATGACCCCTGAATTCGTTATCGGATTCGCAAGACAGTCAATTGAATTGTCCCTTACGCTGGCGTTGCCGATGCTCGGGGTCGGTTTGGTCGTAGGTATTTTTGTAAGTGTTATTCAGGCCGCCACGCAGATTCAGGAAATGACACTTACTTTTGTTCCGAAAATCGTATCTATGTTTATTGCTCTGCTTATAGCCTTTCCGTGGATAATGGACAAAATGATTGATTTTACTCGCAATATTTTTATAAATCTTCCTAATTACATACGGTAA
- the fliN gene encoding flagellar motor switch protein FliN: protein MMADDLEQDKLAQEWADALNEDSKSGDALGSDPGNGNDDALADEWASALSEQGDGDGGEDALADEWAAALGEQGDDEGAAGGGGDAALADEWASALAEDTGDDIRKEKEQEFLRTQTRDADFKDFTSEAKNPRHDGSRRDLDFILDIPLDVSAELGRTKMLINELLQLGAGSVVELTKLAGEPLEIYVNGKLVARGEAVVINEKFGIRLTDIISPIERVKHLA, encoded by the coding sequence ATTATGGCTGACGATCTTGAACAGGATAAGCTCGCTCAGGAGTGGGCTGACGCACTAAACGAAGATTCTAAAAGCGGTGATGCTTTAGGGTCAGACCCCGGCAACGGCAATGATGATGCTCTTGCTGACGAGTGGGCTTCAGCTCTTTCCGAACAAGGTGACGGAGACGGCGGTGAAGACGCGCTTGCCGATGAATGGGCGGCAGCTCTAGGTGAGCAGGGCGATGACGAAGGTGCTGCCGGCGGCGGTGGTGATGCCGCGCTCGCTGATGAATGGGCTTCTGCGCTTGCTGAAGATACCGGAGACGATATCCGTAAGGAGAAAGAGCAGGAATTTCTTCGTACTCAGACTCGGGATGCTGATTTTAAAGATTTTACAAGCGAAGCAAAAAATCCGCGCCATGACGGATCAAGAAGAGATTTAGATTTTATTTTAGATATTCCCCTTGATGTTTCCGCTGAACTGGGCCGCACCAAAATGCTTATTAATGAGCTGTTGCAGCTTGGGGCAGGTTCTGTTGTGGAACTTACCAAACTTGCAGGTGAGCCTCTTGAAATTTATGTGAACGGAAAGCTCGTTGCCAGAGGCGAAGCTGTTGTAATTAATGAAAAATTTGGTATCAGGCTGACTGATATTATTAGTCCTATTGAAAGGGTTAAACATCTTGCTTAA
- the fliP gene encoding flagellar type III secretion system pore protein FliP (The bacterial flagellar biogenesis protein FliP forms a type III secretion system (T3SS)-type pore required for flagellar assembly.), producing MERMTKNLPGFLKKKLPALLTLSAVLLLVLPAVVFAQDQTIPTLTLNLAAGQEEPEQVSRLLEILFLLTVLGMAPSILLTMTSFTRIIIVFHFLRQAMGTQQMPPNQILASLAIFMTVVIMMPTGKAINDTALQPYLNEEIGFKEALNKAQIPARKFMFKHTREKDLSIFYSITGEVRPKTKEDVNTMLLVAAYTISELKTGFTIGFLIYVPFLILDMVIASILLAMGMMMLPPAMVSLPFKILLFIMVDGWSLLTGSLVNTFQ from the coding sequence ATGGAAAGGATGACAAAAAATTTGCCGGGATTCTTAAAAAAGAAACTTCCGGCTCTGCTGACTCTTAGCGCAGTCTTGCTGCTGGTTTTGCCCGCGGTTGTTTTTGCGCAGGACCAGACCATTCCGACTTTGACTCTGAACCTTGCTGCCGGGCAGGAAGAGCCTGAGCAGGTTTCACGTCTGCTTGAAATCCTTTTTTTGCTGACAGTTTTGGGTATGGCTCCATCCATACTTCTGACCATGACTTCTTTTACAAGAATTATTATTGTCTTTCATTTTTTGAGGCAGGCAATGGGTACCCAGCAGATGCCGCCGAACCAGATTCTTGCAAGTCTTGCAATTTTTATGACTGTAGTAATAATGATGCCGACAGGGAAAGCTATTAACGACACAGCATTACAGCCATATCTGAACGAAGAAATCGGTTTTAAAGAGGCTCTGAACAAAGCGCAGATTCCAGCTAGAAAGTTTATGTTCAAGCATACCAGAGAGAAAGATCTTTCAATTTTCTATTCCATAACAGGTGAAGTAAGACCCAAAACTAAAGAAGACGTTAACACCATGCTTTTGGTTGCAGCTTATACAATCAGCGAACTTAAGACCGGGTTTACCATCGGATTTTTGATTTATGTACCGTTCTTGATTCTTGATATGGTTATTGCCAGTATTCTGCTGGCTATGGGTATGATGATGCTGCCGCCTGCAATGGTTTCGTTACCGTTTAAAATTCTTTTGTTTATTATGGTCGACGGCTGGTCCTTGCTGACCGGTTCGCTTGTTAATACTTTTCAGTGA
- the fliO gene encoding flagellar biosynthetic protein FliO translates to MLNASMPIAMAPPEVGFSSVLKMSGALFFILAMLLLAFYILRRLNLGGTFSPLRSRDLQVVERLPLGPRQNITVVKYRGQDLVLGVTQDRITLLQTRDEVNGKDDKKFAGILKKETSGSADS, encoded by the coding sequence TTGCTTAACGCATCCATGCCGATTGCAATGGCTCCTCCGGAGGTTGGATTCAGTTCTGTGCTTAAAATGTCCGGAGCACTGTTTTTTATTCTGGCAATGCTGCTGCTGGCTTTTTATATTCTGCGGCGCCTTAATCTCGGTGGAACTTTCTCCCCGTTGCGTTCAAGAGATTTGCAGGTTGTAGAGCGGCTTCCGCTCGGACCGCGTCAAAATATTACGGTTGTTAAGTATCGTGGTCAGGATCTTGTACTCGGTGTTACTCAGGATAGAATTACTCTGCTTCAAACAAGGGACGAAGTTAATGGAAAGGATGACAAAAAATTTGCCGGGATTCTTAAAAAAGAAACTTCCGGCTCTGCTGACTCTTAG